A genomic window from Gossypium hirsutum isolate 1008001.06 chromosome D12, Gossypium_hirsutum_v2.1, whole genome shotgun sequence includes:
- the LOC107942956 gene encoding phosphatidylinositol 4-phosphate 5-kinase 10 → MAFSDKELMTTDYMIQCSRHHCNNLPPGIVTGFEWKDYCPKSFRLIQELENIDNDDYMMVVCSDETIKQVTSTVRPGNMFLFSNDSRFAIKTLRKSELKVLLEMLPGYYSHIKRFRSTILNKLYGAHVVKPAGGTKVYFVVVANIFKSDLLMHRCYDLKGSLQGRKVEKMRYREKTLHKESDLDFLFYLEPLVRQRLLKQIKYDCAFLETAGIMNYSLMLGLHVKGSRQVDCVNSKCSNNGMRIFNVALHQSDVASQRSSDSSYKDSTSKYSTTNIMDIISNTSFFENEASEVSFGDQWLQNNSCKFGEELVARGVRISKNGTGTLSCQNFTVIECYDVLLCFGIVDFFQNYNVIKRIEHAYKSLQFDRKMIAAVNPKIYSSRFQEFISDIFKADEPLN, encoded by the exons ATGGCATTTTCCGACAAGGAGCTTATGACGACAGATTATATGATTCAATGTTCAAGACATCATTGCAATAATCTCCCTCCCGGAATAGTTACTGGCTTTGAATGGAAAGATTATTGTCCTAAATCTTTCAg ACTTATTCAAGAGCTTGAAAACATCGATAACGATGACTACATGATGGTAGTTTGTAGTGATGAAACTATTAAGCAAGTGACGTCGACAGTGAGACCTGGAAACATGTTCCTTTTCTCTAACGACTCTCGATTTGCCATTAAAACACTAAGGAAATCCGAACTCAAG GTTCTCTTGGAAATGCTTCCAGGCTACTATAGCCATATCAAAAGGTTTCGAAGCACAATATTGAACAAGCTGTATGGAGCTCATGTGGTGAAACCAGCCGGAGGTACTAAG GTTTATTTTGTGGTTGTGGCAAACATATTCAAGTCAGATTTGTTGATGCATCGATGTTATGACCTCAAAGGTTCATTACAAGGTCGAAAAGTCGAAAAAATGCGATACCGAGAGAAAACTCTACATAAGGAGTCTGATCTTGATTTCCTATTTTACCTTGAACCTTTGGTCCGACAAAGACTTTTGAA ACAAATCAAATATGATTGTGCTTTCCTAGAGACTGCAGGCATCATGAATTACAGCCTCATGCTTGGCTTGCATGTAAAAGGATCACGTCAAG TGGATTGTGTTAACAGCAAATGTTCTAACAATGGCATGAGAATTTTCAATGTTGCATTGCATCAAAGTGATGTAGCCTCACAAAGATCGTCTGACTCTTCATATAAAG ATTCAACAAGCAAATACAGTACAACCAACATCATGGACATTATCTCTAATACCTCTTTCTTTGAGAATGAAGCATCAGAAGTGAGTTTTGGTGATCAATGGCTACAAAACAATAG TTGCAAGTTTGGTGAAGAACTAGTTGCACGTGGTGTTCGCATATCAAAGAATGGAACAGGAACATTATCATGTCAAAATTTTACAGTGATAGAGTGCTATGATGTTCTTTTGTGTTTTGGGATAGTggattttttccaaaattacaaTGTTATCAAGCGAATTGAGCATGCCTACAAGTCATTGCAATTTGATCGAAAGATGATTGCAGCTGTAAATCCCAAAATATATTCTTCTCGTTTTCAAGAGTTTATTAGTGACATATTTAAAGCAGATGAACCTCTCAATTGA
- the LOC107942959 gene encoding delta(8)-fatty-acid desaturase 2, whose translation MECDKKYITIQQLEQHNKPGDLWVSINGKVCNVSDWSKYHPGGETPLLNLAGKDVTDAFTAYHPATAWQYLNKFFTGYRLKDYKVSEVSKDYRNLIHEFTKAGMFENKGHTAVFTLTSVAAMFGFVFYGVLCCNSLWVHLCSAMVLGMAWIQSAYIGHDSGHYIVMSGHGWNKLVQLITGNCLTGISIAWWKWTHNAHHIACNSLDCDPDLQHIPVFAVSSWLFNSVTSSFYGRKLEFDYMARILISYQHWTFYPIMCVARVNLYIQTLLLLFSKRKVQDRTLNIMGIIVFWTCLVSWLPNWSHRVMFVLTSFVVTSIQHVQFCLNHFSATVYVSPPNGNDWFEKQTNGTLDISCSPWMDWFFGGLQFQLEHHLFPRLPRCHLRQVAPLVKDLCNKHNLPYKSLSFWEANELTIRTLKMAAMEARDVNNSGVSKNFLWEAVTIHG comes from the exons atggAGTGTGACAAAAAATACATCACCATTCAACAGCTAGAACAACACAACAAGCCAGGAGATTTATGGGTCTCCATCAACGGCAAAGTTTGCAACGTTTCCGATTGGTCCAAATACCATCCCGGCGGCGAAACCCCACTCTTAAATCTCGCCGGAAAAGACGTTACTGACGCATTCACAGCTTATCATCCCGCCACAGCTTGGCAATACCTTAACAAGTTCTTCACCGGTTATCGTCTAAAAGATTACAAAGTCTCTGAGGTATCCAAAGATTATAGAAACCTAATCCATGAATTCACTAAAGCCGGCATGTTTGAAAACAAAGGTCACACAGCTGTTTTTACATTAACATCGGTAGCCGCCATGTTTGGTTTCGTGTTTTACGGCGTTTTGTGTTGCAATAGCTTGTGGGTTCATCTCTGTTCGGCTATGGTGTTAGGCATGGCTTGGATACAAAGTGCTTATATTGGCCATGATTCTGGTCATTACATTGTAATGTCTGGTCATGGTTGGAACAAGTTGGTTCAACTTATAACAGGGAATTGTTTAACAG GTATTAGCATTGCATGGTGGAAATGGACTCATAATGCTCATCACATTGCTTGTAATAGCTTAGATTGCGATCCCGATCTTCAACATATCCCAGTTTTTGCCGTCTCATCTTGGTTATTCAATTCGGTAACATCTTCTTTTTACGGTAGAAAACTCGAGTTTGATTATATGGCACGAATTCTCATTAGTTACCAACATTGGACATTTTATCCTATCATGTGTGTAGCAAGGgtaaatttatatatacaaacATTATTACTATTGTTTTCTAAAAGAAAGGTACAAGATAGAACATTGAACATAATGGGGATTATCGTGTTTTGGACATGCTTAGTTTCATGGTTACCGAATTGGTCACATAGGGTTATGTTTGTTCTCACAAGTTTTGTTGTAACATCAATTCAACATGTTCAATTCTGTTTGAATCATTTCTCGGCGACTGTTTATGTCAGTCCGCCGAACGGAAACGATTGGTTTGAGAAACAGACGAACGGGACGTTGGATATTTCGTGTTCGCCATGGATGGATTGGTTCTTTGGTGGGTTACAATTTCAATTAGAACATCATTTGTTCCCTAGGTTGCCTCGTTGTCATTTGAGACAAGTTGCACCATTAGTGAAGGATCTTTGTAATAAACATAATTTGCCTTACAAGAGTTTATCTTTTTGGGAAGCTAATGAACTGACGATTAGGACATTGAAGATGGCTGCTATGGAAGCTAGGGACGTGAACAATAGTGGTGTTTCAAAGAACTTCTTGTGGGAAGCTGTTACCATCCATGGCTGA
- the LOC107942958 gene encoding uncharacterized protein, with product MEKDHHHHYVLEITLSSAQGLKEPSGQLRRMQTYALAWIDPSLKLRTCIDRSGGGNPTWNDRFLFKVSSDFLSKETSGVSVEIYSVGVLRDSLLGTVRLLVGNSIRTGFTIHPPSFTAVQVRRPSGRFHGVINIGVTVLDMADVPSMSGLSAVGFRDLIGESINSKKNRGLKKSKSTTLPLPGENLSDDQSDDCHSSTTSSSSPASTALREWNGIIREIEKRKNHIRSSSSEDGSLLCGLGLSSMKVGCLSPFIVGAASFNEGKNPP from the coding sequence ATGGAGAaagatcatcatcatcattatgtGCTGGAAATAACCTTAAGCTCCGCACAAGGACTTAAAGAACCATCTGGTCAACTCCGCCGTATGCAAACTTACGCCCTTGCATGGATCGATCCTTCTCTTAAACTCCGTACTTGTATTGATCGTTCCGGCGGTGGAAACCCTACTTGGAACGACAGGTTCCTTTTCAAAGTCTCTTCtgattttctttctaaagaaACTTCCGGTGTTTCCGTTGAGATCTATTCCGTCGGCGTCCTTCGTGATTCCCTACTAGGAACCGTTCGTTTACTCGTCGGTAACTCGATCCGGACTGGTTTTACGATCCACCCTCCTTCTTTCACCGCGGTTCAAGTTCGTCGACCTTCCGGTAGGTTTCACGGCGTTATTAACATTGGGGTTACGGTTCTTGACATGGCCGATGTACCCTCCATGTCTGGTTTATCCGCCGTCGGTTTCCGTGACCTGATCGGAGAAAGCATTAATTCGAAGAAAAACAGGGGATTGAAGAAATCGAAATCTACTACACTACCTTTACCCGGTGAGAATTTGTCCGATGATCAATCAGACGATTGTCATTCCTCGACGACATCGTCATCTTCGCCGGCGTCTACGGCTCTAAGGGAATGGAATGGGATAATTAGggaaatagagaaaagaaagaatCATATAAGGTCTTCATCATCGGAAGATGGAAGCTTGCTTTGTGGATTGGGGTTATCGTCTATGAAGGTTGGTTGCCTTAGCCCCTTCATTGTTGGTGCTGCAAGTTTTAATGAAGGGAAAAATCCACCATGA
- the LOC107942957 gene encoding putative ripening-related protein 2: protein MYKFLPLVSSSTKATLTINNFEAGGDGGGPSECDNQHHSDIDPVEALSIGWYNHGKRCLKDINICGNGKSVSAKVVDKCDSTIRCDFDHSYPNNIVYALKIV, encoded by the coding sequence ATGTATAAGTTTTTACCACTTGTCTCAAGTAGTACAAAAGCAACATTGACAATTAACAACTTCGAGGCTGGTGGAGATGGCGGTGGACCATCAGAATGTGACAATCAACACCACTCAGATATTGATCCTGTAGAGGCACTTTCGATCGGGTGGTATAACCACGGAAAGAGGTGTTTAAAAGATATCAATATTTGTGGAAATGGAAAAAGTGTAAGTGCTAAGGTTGTGGACAAATGTGATTCTACGATAAGATGTGATTTTGACCATTCTTACCCTAACAATATTGTTTATGCCTTGAAAATAGTTTGA
- the LOC107942953 gene encoding protein ABIL1 isoform X2, with protein MDVELPISNNLATTFDEVSLERSKSFVIALQELKNLRPQLYSAAEYCEKSYIHSEQKQMVLDNLKDYAVQALVNAVDHLGTVAYKLTDLLEQQILEVSAMELQASCLHQQLHTCQVYTGKEGLRQHQVFAFIPKHHKHYILPNSVNKKVHFSPLVRTDSRQKYFEASCLQPFDSPAPKPLSCYLALETRPTSKGNSDTLASNEISKHSGNGSKVFRLLDNGDNTRIKSSAAPFLASNPLVPTLSITHGESEGPSMAFRSFDNRKHQIVRAPVRSQSLLSAFFVKQKAMKLKAGYVA; from the exons ATGGATGTAGAGTTACCCATATCTAATAATCTAGCCACCACGTTCGACGAGGTCTCTTTGGAGCGTAGCAAAAGCTTCGTCATAGCCTTGCAG GAGCTGAAGAATTTGAGGCCTCAGCTTTATTCAGCTGCAGAGTACTGTGAAAAGTCATACATACATAGTGAACAGAAGCAGAT GGTACTCGACAACCTGAAAGACTATGCTGTACAGGCTCTTGTTAATGCTGTTGATCACCTTGGTACTGTGGCTTACAAGTTAACTGATCTTCTCGAGCAGCAAATATTGGAAGTGTCAGCCATGGAGCTACAAGCATCTTGTTTGCATCAG CAACTTCATACGTGCCAAGTATACACCGGTAAAGAAGGTCTCCGGCAGCACCAGGTGTTTGCATTTATCCCCAAACACCACAAGCACTACATTTTACCAA ATTCCGTAAACAAGAAGGTTCATTTTAGTCCTCTCGTGCGTACAGATTCTAGACAAAAATATTTCGAGGCTTCTTGTCTTCAACCTTTTG ATAGTCCTGCACCAAAGCCTCTTTCATGTTACTTAGCCTTGGAAACGAGGCCTACTTCGAAAGGGAATTCAGACACTTTGGCAAG CAACGAAATCTCGAAACATTCGGGCAATGGTTCTAAAGTTTTCCGGCTATTGG ATAATGGAGATAACACAAGGATAAAGTCTTCGGCAGCACCTTTTCTTGCTTCGAATCCACTTGTTCCAACACTGAGTATCACACATGGG GAATCGGAGGGACCGTCGATGGCATTCAGGTCATTTGATAACCGAAAGCATCAGATCGTTCGTGCACCTGTTAGAAGCCAAAGCTTGCTCTCAGCTTTCTTTGTCAAACAGAAAGCAATGAAGCTAAAAGCTGGATATGTTGCATGA
- the LOC107942953 gene encoding protein ABIL1 isoform X1 gives MILLRLHDVKRKFGEVHASCLKGCLKENFELYACSKLFYLAPDILQELKNLRPQLYSAAEYCEKSYIHSEQKQMVLDNLKDYAVQALVNAVDHLGTVAYKLTDLLEQQILEVSAMELQASCLHQQLHTCQVYTGKEGLRQHQVFAFIPKHHKHYILPNSVNKKVHFSPLVRTDSRQKYFEASCLQPFDSPAPKPLSCYLALETRPTSKGNSDTLASNEISKHSGNGSKVFRLLDNGDNTRIKSSAAPFLASNPLVPTLSITHGESEGPSMAFRSFDNRKHQIVRAPVRSQSLLSAFFVKQKAMKLKAGYVA, from the exons ATGATTTTGCTTCGTTTACATGATGTTAAAAGGAAATTTGGAGAAGTGCATGCATCTTGTTTGAAAGGTTGtcttaaagaaaattttgagctttaTGCATGTTCAAAGCTTTTCTATCTGGCCCCTGACATTTTGCAGGAGCTGAAGAATTTGAGGCCTCAGCTTTATTCAGCTGCAGAGTACTGTGAAAAGTCATACATACATAGTGAACAGAAGCAGAT GGTACTCGACAACCTGAAAGACTATGCTGTACAGGCTCTTGTTAATGCTGTTGATCACCTTGGTACTGTGGCTTACAAGTTAACTGATCTTCTCGAGCAGCAAATATTGGAAGTGTCAGCCATGGAGCTACAAGCATCTTGTTTGCATCAG CAACTTCATACGTGCCAAGTATACACCGGTAAAGAAGGTCTCCGGCAGCACCAGGTGTTTGCATTTATCCCCAAACACCACAAGCACTACATTTTACCAA ATTCCGTAAACAAGAAGGTTCATTTTAGTCCTCTCGTGCGTACAGATTCTAGACAAAAATATTTCGAGGCTTCTTGTCTTCAACCTTTTG ATAGTCCTGCACCAAAGCCTCTTTCATGTTACTTAGCCTTGGAAACGAGGCCTACTTCGAAAGGGAATTCAGACACTTTGGCAAG CAACGAAATCTCGAAACATTCGGGCAATGGTTCTAAAGTTTTCCGGCTATTGG ATAATGGAGATAACACAAGGATAAAGTCTTCGGCAGCACCTTTTCTTGCTTCGAATCCACTTGTTCCAACACTGAGTATCACACATGGG GAATCGGAGGGACCGTCGATGGCATTCAGGTCATTTGATAACCGAAAGCATCAGATCGTTCGTGCACCTGTTAGAAGCCAAAGCTTGCTCTCAGCTTTCTTTGTCAAACAGAAAGCAATGAAGCTAAAAGCTGGATATGTTGCATGA